The following are encoded together in the Monodelphis domestica isolate mMonDom1 chromosome 5, mMonDom1.pri, whole genome shotgun sequence genome:
- the LOC103095998 gene encoding ankyrin repeat domain-containing protein 26-like isoform X3 translates to METPEEESGDKLNEDKMFGKVNELVFSIKNNQCGKNEENKIPGEEIPKMSISSSKESSATVHHCLKGFTWKQEEKQSNASILFKKIKEQLRRKEKLYSKELEIKQPLGPTLQSQSREIRTIRNNLKQVEEERNGTQSQNARDLPDRLLNNHLWKQKEIEATTSKVNQSSELFDHHEKDLLSKNHNLQHEIAMLKLELDTVKIQAQEKESRYTKENEVLKEKNDELLNKLKLNEETLTKIQYEYNKQLNVLMIKNGKLKSKLENEKQNRDRVGKDIESCLCCLTSAISDHEQSQISKQNPEYSFQQEPDEWIPLKDKVNCDLSMLRDNNDFFYQQLFQAESKANNLENELHCLQDSLTEKALILESTQRDLNQVKYQVKELELINKIINEKLHKYMSKKEDLRQRIDQVQNENMLLQQQLENAPKIVIVKKQLVRNIHVHFGDPFDKLHADREKQVLMAEERNKELINEYNHLREQICKYEKEKTENEGTIRELQQELADCLNKQSMFEASLKVFSHYGNDLEDKKQLQKEVDQIESKLQESEEQNIQSNQSTNELEDHMQKLFTLCEITIKVVIEGFHSIQKTLAKLYTLFSWHSVKSLLIPQPCK, encoded by the exons ATGGAAACACCGGAGGAAGAAAGTGGTGATAAattaaatgaagataaaatgtTTGGCAAAGTTAATGAACTGGTATTTTCTATAAAGAATAATCAATGTGgtaaaaatgaggagaataaaatCCCTGGGGAAGAAATTCCAAAAATGAGCATTTCTTCTTCCAAGGAAAGTTCAGCAACTGTGCACCATTGTTTAAAGGG GTTTACATGGAAACAGGAAGAAAAGCAATCAAATGCAagcatattatttaaaaaaatcaaagaacaattaagaagaaaagaaaaattatatagcaaagaattggagataaaACAGCCACTTGGACCTACTCTACAATCTCAGTCCAGAGAAATAAgaacaataagaaataatttgaAACAG GTTGAAGAAGAACGAAATGGCACACAAAGTCAGAATGCCAGAGATTTGCCAGATAGGCTTCTGAATAACCACCTATGGAAGcagaaggaaatagaagcaaCTACTTCTAAAGTGAATCAGAGTTCTGAG ctttTTGATCATCATGAAAAAGATCTGCTGTCAAAAAACCATAACCTCCAGCATGAAATTGCCATGCTCAAACTGGAACTAGACACCGTAAAAATCCAGGCTCAGGAAAAAGAAAGTAGATAcaccaaagaaaatgaagttttaaaagaaaagaatgatgagcttctaaataaattaaaactgaaTGAGGAGACATTAACAAAAATTCAGTATGAGTACAACAAACAGCTTAATGTTTTGATGATTAAGAATGGAAAGCTGAAGTCTAAATTGGagaatgaaaagcaaaatagagACAGAGTAGGAAAAGACATCGAATCATGCCTCTGCTGCCTGACTTCTGCTATTAGTGATCATGAACAAAGTCAAATATCAAAACAAAACCCTGAATATTCTTTTCAGCAAGAACCAGATGAATGGATTCCTTTAAAGGATAAAGTAAATTGTGACTTGTCTATGCTAAGAGATAACAATGATTTCTTTTATCAACAGCTTTTTCAAGCTGAAAGTAAAGCTAACAATTTAGAAAATGAGCTACACTGTTTGCAAGATTCCCTCACTGAAAAAGCATTGATTTTAGAAAGCACACAGAGAGACCTAAACCAGGTGAAATATCAAGTAAAGGAACTTGAActcataaataaaattataaatgaaaaactgCACAAATACATGTCCAAAAAAGAAGACCTGCGACAAAGAATAGACCAAGTCCAGAATGAAAATATGTTGCTTCAACAACAGCTAGAAAATGCCCCAAAGATAGTCATCGTTAAAAAACAGTTAGTAAGGAATATCCATGTACACTTTGGTGATCCCTTTGATAAACTTCATGCTGACAGAGAAAAACAAGTTCTTATggcagaagagagaaataaagagttaATCAATGAATATAATCACTTAAGAGagcaaatatgtaaatatgaaaaggagaaaacagaaaatgag GGTACAATAAGAGAGCTTCAACAAGAACTTGCTGATTGCCTGAATAAACAATCCATGTTCGAAGCTTCGCTAAAGGTTTTTTCTCATTATGGAAATGATTTGGAAGATAAGAAACAACTGCAGAAGGAAGTAGATCAAATCGAAAGTAAA CTGCAAGAATCTGAAGAACAGAACATACAATCAAACCAATCCACAAATGAGTTAGAAGATCATATGCAAAA GCTTTTTACACTCTGTGAAATTACCATCAAGGTTGTCATAGAAGGCTTCCACAGCATCCAGAAGACACTTGCTAAATTGTACACTCTGTTTTCATGGCACTCTGTCAAGTCACTTCTGATTCCTCAACCCTGTAAGTAA
- the LOC103095998 gene encoding ankyrin repeat domain-containing protein 26-like isoform X1 translates to METPEEESGDKLNEDKMFGKVNELVFSIKNNQCGKNEENKIPGEEIPKMSISSSKESSATVHHCLKGFTWKQEEKQSNASILFKKIKEQLRRKEKLYSKELEIKQPLGPTLQSQSREIRTIRNNLKQVEEERNGTQSQNARDLPDRLLNNHLWKQKEIEATTSKVNQSSELFDHHEKDLLSKNHNLQHEIAMLKLELDTVKIQAQEKESRYTKENEVLKEKNDELLNKLKLNEETLTKIQYEYNKQLNVLMIKNGKLKSKLENEKQNRDRVGKDIESCLCCLTSAISDHEQSQISKQNPEYSFQQEPDEWIPLKDKVNCDLSMLRDNNDFFYQQLFQAESKANNLENELHCLQDSLTEKALILESTQRDLNQVKYQVKELELINKIINEKLHKYMSKKEDLRQRIDQVQNENMLLQQQLENAPKIVIVKKQLVRNIHVHFGDPFDKLHADREKQVLMAEERNKELINEYNHLREQICKYEKEKTENEGTIRELQQELADCLNKQSMFEASLKVFSHYGNDLEDKKQLQKEVDQIESKLQESEEQNIQSNQSTNELEDHMQKICYTLPRVHPTSLRGWILCGHSKQRSQVKSPRNMTRTKGYKSVSRVRINVWLFTLCEITIKVVIEGFHSIQKTLAKLYTLFSWHSVKSLLIPQPCK, encoded by the exons ATGGAAACACCGGAGGAAGAAAGTGGTGATAAattaaatgaagataaaatgtTTGGCAAAGTTAATGAACTGGTATTTTCTATAAAGAATAATCAATGTGgtaaaaatgaggagaataaaatCCCTGGGGAAGAAATTCCAAAAATGAGCATTTCTTCTTCCAAGGAAAGTTCAGCAACTGTGCACCATTGTTTAAAGGG GTTTACATGGAAACAGGAAGAAAAGCAATCAAATGCAagcatattatttaaaaaaatcaaagaacaattaagaagaaaagaaaaattatatagcaaagaattggagataaaACAGCCACTTGGACCTACTCTACAATCTCAGTCCAGAGAAATAAgaacaataagaaataatttgaAACAG GTTGAAGAAGAACGAAATGGCACACAAAGTCAGAATGCCAGAGATTTGCCAGATAGGCTTCTGAATAACCACCTATGGAAGcagaaggaaatagaagcaaCTACTTCTAAAGTGAATCAGAGTTCTGAG ctttTTGATCATCATGAAAAAGATCTGCTGTCAAAAAACCATAACCTCCAGCATGAAATTGCCATGCTCAAACTGGAACTAGACACCGTAAAAATCCAGGCTCAGGAAAAAGAAAGTAGATAcaccaaagaaaatgaagttttaaaagaaaagaatgatgagcttctaaataaattaaaactgaaTGAGGAGACATTAACAAAAATTCAGTATGAGTACAACAAACAGCTTAATGTTTTGATGATTAAGAATGGAAAGCTGAAGTCTAAATTGGagaatgaaaagcaaaatagagACAGAGTAGGAAAAGACATCGAATCATGCCTCTGCTGCCTGACTTCTGCTATTAGTGATCATGAACAAAGTCAAATATCAAAACAAAACCCTGAATATTCTTTTCAGCAAGAACCAGATGAATGGATTCCTTTAAAGGATAAAGTAAATTGTGACTTGTCTATGCTAAGAGATAACAATGATTTCTTTTATCAACAGCTTTTTCAAGCTGAAAGTAAAGCTAACAATTTAGAAAATGAGCTACACTGTTTGCAAGATTCCCTCACTGAAAAAGCATTGATTTTAGAAAGCACACAGAGAGACCTAAACCAGGTGAAATATCAAGTAAAGGAACTTGAActcataaataaaattataaatgaaaaactgCACAAATACATGTCCAAAAAAGAAGACCTGCGACAAAGAATAGACCAAGTCCAGAATGAAAATATGTTGCTTCAACAACAGCTAGAAAATGCCCCAAAGATAGTCATCGTTAAAAAACAGTTAGTAAGGAATATCCATGTACACTTTGGTGATCCCTTTGATAAACTTCATGCTGACAGAGAAAAACAAGTTCTTATggcagaagagagaaataaagagttaATCAATGAATATAATCACTTAAGAGagcaaatatgtaaatatgaaaaggagaaaacagaaaatgag GGTACAATAAGAGAGCTTCAACAAGAACTTGCTGATTGCCTGAATAAACAATCCATGTTCGAAGCTTCGCTAAAGGTTTTTTCTCATTATGGAAATGATTTGGAAGATAAGAAACAACTGCAGAAGGAAGTAGATCAAATCGAAAGTAAA CTGCAAGAATCTGAAGAACAGAACATACAATCAAACCAATCCACAAATGAGTTAGAAGATCATATGCAAAA AATCTGCTACACCCTGCCCCGAGTTCATCCTACCTCCCTGCGTGGCTGGATATTATGTGGACactccaaacagaggtcacaggtgAAGAGCCCTAGGAACATGACCAGAACGAAAGGCTACAAGTCTGTGTCAAGAGTGAGAATAAATGTGTG GCTTTTTACACTCTGTGAAATTACCATCAAGGTTGTCATAGAAGGCTTCCACAGCATCCAGAAGACACTTGCTAAATTGTACACTCTGTTTTCATGGCACTCTGTCAAGTCACTTCTGATTCCTCAACCCTGTAAGTAA
- the LOC103095998 gene encoding ankyrin repeat domain-containing protein 26-like isoform X2 — translation METPEEESGDKLNEDKMFGKVNELVFSIKNNQCGKNEENKIPGEEIPKMSISSSKESSATVHHCLKGFTWKQEEKQSNASILFKKIKEQLRRKEKLYSKELEIKQPLGPTLQSQSREIRTIRNNLKQVEEERNGTQSQNARDLPDRLLNNHLWKQKEIEATTSKVNQSSELFDHHEKDLLSKNHNLQHEIAMLKLELDTVKIQAQEKESRYTKENEVLKEKNDELLNKLKLNEETLTKIQYEYNKQLNVLMIKNGKLKSKLENEKQNRDRVGKDIESCLCCLTSAISDHEQSQISKQNPEYSFQQEPDEWIPLKDKVNCDLSMLRDNNDFFYQQLFQAESKANNLENELHCLQDSLTEKALILESTQRDLNQVKYQVKELELINKIINEKLHKYMSKKEDLRQRIDQVQNENMLLQQQLENAPKIVIVKKQLVRNIHVHFGDPFDKLHADREKQVLMAEERNKELINEYNHLREQICKYEKEKTENELQESEEQNIQSNQSTNELEDHMQKICYTLPRVHPTSLRGWILCGHSKQRSQVKSPRNMTRTKGYKSVSRVRINVWLFTLCEITIKVVIEGFHSIQKTLAKLYTLFSWHSVKSLLIPQPCK, via the exons ATGGAAACACCGGAGGAAGAAAGTGGTGATAAattaaatgaagataaaatgtTTGGCAAAGTTAATGAACTGGTATTTTCTATAAAGAATAATCAATGTGgtaaaaatgaggagaataaaatCCCTGGGGAAGAAATTCCAAAAATGAGCATTTCTTCTTCCAAGGAAAGTTCAGCAACTGTGCACCATTGTTTAAAGGG GTTTACATGGAAACAGGAAGAAAAGCAATCAAATGCAagcatattatttaaaaaaatcaaagaacaattaagaagaaaagaaaaattatatagcaaagaattggagataaaACAGCCACTTGGACCTACTCTACAATCTCAGTCCAGAGAAATAAgaacaataagaaataatttgaAACAG GTTGAAGAAGAACGAAATGGCACACAAAGTCAGAATGCCAGAGATTTGCCAGATAGGCTTCTGAATAACCACCTATGGAAGcagaaggaaatagaagcaaCTACTTCTAAAGTGAATCAGAGTTCTGAG ctttTTGATCATCATGAAAAAGATCTGCTGTCAAAAAACCATAACCTCCAGCATGAAATTGCCATGCTCAAACTGGAACTAGACACCGTAAAAATCCAGGCTCAGGAAAAAGAAAGTAGATAcaccaaagaaaatgaagttttaaaagaaaagaatgatgagcttctaaataaattaaaactgaaTGAGGAGACATTAACAAAAATTCAGTATGAGTACAACAAACAGCTTAATGTTTTGATGATTAAGAATGGAAAGCTGAAGTCTAAATTGGagaatgaaaagcaaaatagagACAGAGTAGGAAAAGACATCGAATCATGCCTCTGCTGCCTGACTTCTGCTATTAGTGATCATGAACAAAGTCAAATATCAAAACAAAACCCTGAATATTCTTTTCAGCAAGAACCAGATGAATGGATTCCTTTAAAGGATAAAGTAAATTGTGACTTGTCTATGCTAAGAGATAACAATGATTTCTTTTATCAACAGCTTTTTCAAGCTGAAAGTAAAGCTAACAATTTAGAAAATGAGCTACACTGTTTGCAAGATTCCCTCACTGAAAAAGCATTGATTTTAGAAAGCACACAGAGAGACCTAAACCAGGTGAAATATCAAGTAAAGGAACTTGAActcataaataaaattataaatgaaaaactgCACAAATACATGTCCAAAAAAGAAGACCTGCGACAAAGAATAGACCAAGTCCAGAATGAAAATATGTTGCTTCAACAACAGCTAGAAAATGCCCCAAAGATAGTCATCGTTAAAAAACAGTTAGTAAGGAATATCCATGTACACTTTGGTGATCCCTTTGATAAACTTCATGCTGACAGAGAAAAACAAGTTCTTATggcagaagagagaaataaagagttaATCAATGAATATAATCACTTAAGAGagcaaatatgtaaatatgaaaaggagaaaacagaaaatgag CTGCAAGAATCTGAAGAACAGAACATACAATCAAACCAATCCACAAATGAGTTAGAAGATCATATGCAAAA AATCTGCTACACCCTGCCCCGAGTTCATCCTACCTCCCTGCGTGGCTGGATATTATGTGGACactccaaacagaggtcacaggtgAAGAGCCCTAGGAACATGACCAGAACGAAAGGCTACAAGTCTGTGTCAAGAGTGAGAATAAATGTGTG GCTTTTTACACTCTGTGAAATTACCATCAAGGTTGTCATAGAAGGCTTCCACAGCATCCAGAAGACACTTGCTAAATTGTACACTCTGTTTTCATGGCACTCTGTCAAGTCACTTCTGATTCCTCAACCCTGTAAGTAA
- the LOC103095998 gene encoding ankyrin repeat domain-containing protein 26-like isoform X4, with protein METPEEESGDKLNEDKMFGKVNELVFSIKNNQCGKNEENKIPGEEIPKMSISSSKESSATVHHCLKGFTWKQEEKQSNASILFKKIKEQLRRKEKLYSKELEIKQPLGPTLQSQSREIRTIRNNLKQVEEERNGTQSQNARDLPDRLLNNHLWKQKEIEATTSKVNQSSELFDHHEKDLLSKNHNLQHEIAMLKLELDTVKIQAQEKESRYTKENEVLKEKNDELLNKLKLNEETLTKIQYEYNKQLNVLMIKNGKLKSKLENEKQNRDRVGKDIESCLCCLTSAISDHEQSQISKQNPEYSFQQEPDEWIPLKDKVNCDLSMLRDNNDFFYQQLFQAESKANNLENELHCLQDSLTEKALILESTQRDLNQVKYQVKELELINKIINEKLHKYMSKKEDLRQRIDQVQNENMLLQQQLENAPKIVIVKKQLVRNIHVHFGDPFDKLHADREKQVLMAEERNKELINEYNHLREQICKYEKEKTENELQESEEQNIQSNQSTNELEDHMQKLFTLCEITIKVVIEGFHSIQKTLAKLYTLFSWHSVKSLLIPQPCK; from the exons ATGGAAACACCGGAGGAAGAAAGTGGTGATAAattaaatgaagataaaatgtTTGGCAAAGTTAATGAACTGGTATTTTCTATAAAGAATAATCAATGTGgtaaaaatgaggagaataaaatCCCTGGGGAAGAAATTCCAAAAATGAGCATTTCTTCTTCCAAGGAAAGTTCAGCAACTGTGCACCATTGTTTAAAGGG GTTTACATGGAAACAGGAAGAAAAGCAATCAAATGCAagcatattatttaaaaaaatcaaagaacaattaagaagaaaagaaaaattatatagcaaagaattggagataaaACAGCCACTTGGACCTACTCTACAATCTCAGTCCAGAGAAATAAgaacaataagaaataatttgaAACAG GTTGAAGAAGAACGAAATGGCACACAAAGTCAGAATGCCAGAGATTTGCCAGATAGGCTTCTGAATAACCACCTATGGAAGcagaaggaaatagaagcaaCTACTTCTAAAGTGAATCAGAGTTCTGAG ctttTTGATCATCATGAAAAAGATCTGCTGTCAAAAAACCATAACCTCCAGCATGAAATTGCCATGCTCAAACTGGAACTAGACACCGTAAAAATCCAGGCTCAGGAAAAAGAAAGTAGATAcaccaaagaaaatgaagttttaaaagaaaagaatgatgagcttctaaataaattaaaactgaaTGAGGAGACATTAACAAAAATTCAGTATGAGTACAACAAACAGCTTAATGTTTTGATGATTAAGAATGGAAAGCTGAAGTCTAAATTGGagaatgaaaagcaaaatagagACAGAGTAGGAAAAGACATCGAATCATGCCTCTGCTGCCTGACTTCTGCTATTAGTGATCATGAACAAAGTCAAATATCAAAACAAAACCCTGAATATTCTTTTCAGCAAGAACCAGATGAATGGATTCCTTTAAAGGATAAAGTAAATTGTGACTTGTCTATGCTAAGAGATAACAATGATTTCTTTTATCAACAGCTTTTTCAAGCTGAAAGTAAAGCTAACAATTTAGAAAATGAGCTACACTGTTTGCAAGATTCCCTCACTGAAAAAGCATTGATTTTAGAAAGCACACAGAGAGACCTAAACCAGGTGAAATATCAAGTAAAGGAACTTGAActcataaataaaattataaatgaaaaactgCACAAATACATGTCCAAAAAAGAAGACCTGCGACAAAGAATAGACCAAGTCCAGAATGAAAATATGTTGCTTCAACAACAGCTAGAAAATGCCCCAAAGATAGTCATCGTTAAAAAACAGTTAGTAAGGAATATCCATGTACACTTTGGTGATCCCTTTGATAAACTTCATGCTGACAGAGAAAAACAAGTTCTTATggcagaagagagaaataaagagttaATCAATGAATATAATCACTTAAGAGagcaaatatgtaaatatgaaaaggagaaaacagaaaatgag CTGCAAGAATCTGAAGAACAGAACATACAATCAAACCAATCCACAAATGAGTTAGAAGATCATATGCAAAA GCTTTTTACACTCTGTGAAATTACCATCAAGGTTGTCATAGAAGGCTTCCACAGCATCCAGAAGACACTTGCTAAATTGTACACTCTGTTTTCATGGCACTCTGTCAAGTCACTTCTGATTCCTCAACCCTGTAAGTAA